TGAAAGTCCTGAGTACTTTTTATTGGTACTTGATGACTTTCTGGAGTACTGACACAATGTCCAGAGTTCAGTATCTTTGATCCCTTTTAATGGGAATTATCCCTTGTGAATATATAaaccaaaaatgcatttttaattgtgtttttgaatGTATGATTTGTGGAGTTCTTGGCTGTCAGATGACTTAAGGTGAAATAGAGCTGTCATGATTAGTATCTATAGTTTTAACTGATGtataatgtttgcttttttgtattaattgaACATTGCTGATATGGTCTTGTTTTTTtagcttattaaaaaaaaggcagaaaaaacatttgaagagttcttttattttggtaagaaaacaatCCTTATTTACAAcagaattacaaaaaattaGACATTCTATTCTTGTACACGTGAAGAGGACTCATTTGTCAATAATTCAACTGAAATCACATCAGTCAACATATTTGCCAAGGATATCCCCATCACGGAAGAGGAAGTATTCCTGAAAAAGACAATTTGTTGATGACCATTACagatttcagaataaatacttcaaatactttttttcccttctagCTAGGGTTAGCTGCAGTCAAGTGTAAAATCTTTACAGGAAAAATGGCATATGGTCAGCAAGTGGCATAGGGGCTAGTCATCGTAAGCAGATTACTGAAGAatcctaacactgtaagtcacttcagagaaaaaacaTCCCTTACATGTATAAtcaatatgtataaataaataaatgacctATAAAAGTCATTTTGCACATACCTTATCATCTAGAGTCACTTTTGTTCCCCCATACTCAGGCAGTAGGACCTTCTCCCCAACTTTTACGCTAACTGGCTGCAGCCGACCGCTCTGAAAGACAAAAGAGAGTGAATGAATCAAAAGAAGGCCATAAAGCTCCTTGGTGCCTTATAGAAAAGACAGAAGGTATCACCTTATCGGCAGCCCCAGGCCCAATTGCCACCACGGTGGCCTGCAGCACTTTAGCCTGGGACTTTTCTGGCAGCATGATTCCGCCCTTTGTCACTGTCTCTGCAGCTAGACGCTCCACCAAAACACGGTCAAACATTGGGAGAAATCTCCTGAATGCCTGCAGACAATttgatgtggggaaaaaaaaaagcattatgaaACCATCTTAAATGttgtataattttataaaaaccACCCTGCCTTAAAGACGACAAAGTCGAAGAACTTTCATTACTGTAACGACCAAAACTCACCGCAAACATGCAACTTTAGTTGAACATTTAATAAACTTTTAGTTCATAAAAGGAGAAACAATGTTGCATACATTAAATTGAACACATAACTTGcaattaaaatggtttaaaaaatggGGGGGAGATCAGCTGTGCAGACGCATGACCTTCAATGAAGGTCATTTGTGAAAAAGAATTTAGAAAGTCGAACCTTGGCTCTGTTGATTTTGTAGGGGTTAAAGGTCAAGGGGGTTCTCtacatattttcagtatttgatCATCAAGGGTAAAGGCACTCTTCAAAATCCCTACACACCATCACCTTTGGATACAGTATTGAGTATAACTTGTTGACCAAAAGCAGCTGAAAGTGATCACAGAAGCAGTGCCCTCTAACTGTAAATCCAACTGCTGAAAAGGTAAGTGTAAGCAAAGTTAAGCAcaattttctctttaattttctCGAAGAGCTGTTTTCGTCACATGCATTCACTAgtctatattattatattataataactCAACTGTGTGATGGCCTGAAAAGAAGGCGGTGGGCCTGGCTATGACAAGGAGGTAAaacaaatggcatttttatCTTTAACCTCGAGAGCACGTGCCATGTGCTTCTGCTACAGGAAGGACGTGTGAGTTCATCCAACGACATGATTATGTATAATTAAAAGCACAAGAAGGcgaatttaaacaaaatgtctCATGTCAAGaatttatagaaaatacataatAGCTGCTTAACAGTTAGACACATGCTTTAGATTATGTGAATTAAATAAGCTCATGATTACTAAATACATCATGATGATGCAGCCCGTCGAATTCCGATACTTTAAAAATACCAAACGaccaataacaataacactcactgaatttaaaaaaaagaagaattaaaaaagGTTTAAGACTGATGCAACACACCATAGTTAGAGCACCGCAGTATTCTCATGGCTTAGCAGATTTAACTATTAAGTTTTTCTACCCAAACTGAGTCAGGCTCATTCTGATTCTTCAGCTCAGACAACACGACGAATTAGCGACGAGATAACTAAGAAATCTAGTGGACACAATCTTTCTGAATTACTTTCATTTCGGAACTAATTCAATAATTCCTTTCTTAAAATATAAGTCTACGCATACTCCTTACCATTGTGATGTACCCAGGATATCAGCCTAGAGATT
This genomic window from Scleropages formosus chromosome 1, fSclFor1.1, whole genome shotgun sequence contains:
- the hspe1 gene encoding 10 kDa heat shock protein, mitochondrial; the protein is MAFRRFLPMFDRVLVERLAAETVTKGGIMLPEKSQAKVLQATVVAIGPGAADKSGRLQPVSVKVGEKVLLPEYGGTKVTLDDKEYFLFRDGDILGKYVD